The following nucleotide sequence is from Candidatus Polarisedimenticolaceae bacterium.
TCGGGGCGTTCGAGCGGCTGCGGCTGCGCCTTCCCCTGCGCGGCGTCCGCATGGTCGCCCCCGCCGCGCCGTTCGGCGGGGACTACGTCGTCGTCGACGCGGTGCGCCCGCAGCACCTCGCGCGGCGCTTCCCCCTCGGGCCCGGCGACACCGCGTGGGTCGGGCTTCGTCGCGTGCACGCGCTGGCGCATCCCGGGATGGCCTTCCTGTGCGTGGACGGCGGCGGCCCGGAGGGCGCGGCGGCGGTCACGCTCGGGCTCGATCTGGCCAAGCGCGCGAGGGCCCGGGCGACGCAGCTGTGTTACGGCGCCCACGCGACGAAGCCCGTCTCCGGGGAGGAGGCGGTCCTTCGAAGTCCGGAGGGTCTCGACGACGCCCTCCGCACGCACGCGACGGCGGGGGTTTTCGACCTCGTGATCGCGGGGTACCCCGAGGACGGGGCGGTCGACGCCGCCGCCGCGACGCTGCGCCAGGGGGACCACCACGTGCTGCTCGTCCCCCACGGCGCGAACGCACCGCGCAAGGTGCTGATCGCCGTCGCGCCGGGCGAGCCCGGCAAACGCGGCATCCGATTCGCCGGCCGGCTCGCGCGGCATTTCGACGCCGAGGTGACCGTCCTCACGGTCCTCCCCGGCGAGGACGTCGAGCCCGCGGCGCGCGAGCAGGCCGAGCGGTTCCTCGCGGCGAGCGCGCGGACGCTCGCGCCGCTCGGGATCCACGCGGCGACGAGGCTTCGCGAGGGCGGGCCGCTCGAGCAGATCCGGGCCGAGTGCGCGGAGGGACGTTACGACCTGCTCGTGGTCGGGGCCCCGCTCGGCGAGCGCGGCGAGGCGCCGAGGATCGAGGGGCCCGTCGAGAAGCTCCTCGAGAAGAGCACGATCCCCGTACTGATCGTGCGCACGACGGGAGAAGGCGAATGAGTCGCGGCGCGCCCGAGGTCGAGCGCGCGATCCTGGACGCCGTCCGCGGCGTCCGCTACGGCTCGGTCGAGGTCGTCGTGCACGACGGCCGCGTGGTGCAGATCGAGATCAAGAAGAAAGTCCGCGTCGTCGAGGACGCGGGGCCCGACCGGAACACCGGAGGACCGAGAGGATTCCAACACCATCCGACGACCGGAACACCGGAGGACGGACGATGATCCCGAGGTGGTCCGATGCGTAGGTTTTCGTGGGTTTGGGTCCTTCCCCTGACGATGGCGGCGCTGCCGGCGCTCGCCGACGC
It contains:
- a CDS encoding ATP-binding cassette domain-containing protein — translated: MSIVFEHLSKSYGGQPVVRDVSLEIADGELCVLLGPSGSGKSTLLRIVAGLAEADSGRVLLHGRDVTRVPPQKRGVGFVFQHYALFRHMTVADNVEFALRIRGVSRVERARRRDELLELVGLTGYAARRPGQLSGGQQQRVGLARALAHAPEVLLLDEPFGALDARIRTELRATVKRIQQELGVTSIFVTHDQEEAFELGDRIAVLNHGRLLECGTPRELYLHPTTEFTATFLGTANLVVAERSERGARVGTVDLPVAATREVSPEAARVQLLFRPEDVAVKDSPDALQWPLLGEGTVETSSFVGAFERLRLRLPLRGVRMVAPAAPFGGDYVVVDAVRPQHLARRFPLGPGDTAWVGLRRVHALAHPGMAFLCVDGGGPEGAAAVTLGLDLAKRARARATQLCYGAHATKPVSGEEAVLRSPEGLDDALRTHATAGVFDLVIAGYPEDGAVDAAAATLRQGDHHVLLVPHGANAPRKVLIAVAPGEPGKRGIRFAGRLARHFDAEVTVLTVLPGEDVEPAAREQAERFLAASARTLAPLGIHAATRLREGGPLEQIRAECAEGRYDLLVVGAPLGERGEAPRIEGPVEKLLEKSTIPVLIVRTTGEGE
- a CDS encoding YezD family protein, whose translation is MSRGAPEVERAILDAVRGVRYGSVEVVVHDGRVVQIEIKKKVRVVEDAGPDRNTGGPRGFQHHPTTGTPEDGR